In Erigeron canadensis isolate Cc75 chromosome 1, C_canadensis_v1, whole genome shotgun sequence, a single window of DNA contains:
- the LOC122592796 gene encoding uncharacterized protein LOC122592796 — protein MKAWNVPIACRMFRYALEGDAREWLKSVTKGSIVSFDDLKEKFRARFSQQKKHKKIHVAAHGIRQREKESCRSFIDRFTTETEDIVDLAESQRISGLIHGLRHKPLVEFLCRDLPNTYEQIQKRTHVFLDAREIVSKGDNSPPHDKEASAKRGKWGNDREKPKYSLYQKEDRGFHKTILPELNKTPKEILLTESVAKNFSTPPQLNPRSRRDTSKYCEFHQDYGHDTNTYWQLKKAIEEAISEGKLAHLVKSVRQQNPKKEDEQGEKKKGPEKTIYTILKKNLWKSAHS, from the coding sequence ATGAAAGCATGGAACGTACCCATTGCGTGCCGAATGTTTAGGTATGCTCTCGAAGGGGATGCCAGAGAATGGTTAAAAAGCGTAACGAAAGGGTCAATTGTTAGCTTTGACGACCTCAAGGAAAAATTTAGAGCCCGGTTCAGTCAACAGAAGAAACACAAGAAAATCCACGTGGCGGCCCACGGGATAAGacaaagagagaaagaaagctGTAGATCATTTATCGACAGGTTTACCACTGAGACAGAGGATATAGTAGACCTCGCTGAGTCCCAAAGGATATCAGGACTAATTCATGGCCTTCGGCACAAACCACTGGTAGAGTTCCTATGTAGGGATCTTCCAAATACTTATGAACAGATCCAAAAGAGAACGCATGTATTCTTAGATGCAAGGGAAATAGTTTCGAAGGGGGACAATAGTCCCCCACATGACAAAGAGGCTTCGGCAAAAAGGGGAAAATGGGGAAATGATAGGGAAAAACCTAAATATAGCCTTTACCAAAAGGAAGATAGGGGATTCCACAAGACTATTCTACCAGAACTGAATAAGACTCCAAAAGAAATCCTACTCACCGAAAGCGTGGCAAAGAATTTCTCCACACCACCCCAATTGAACCCAAGGAGCAGAAGAGACACTTCCAAATACTGTGAGTTTCACCAGGATTACGGTCATGATACTAACACCTACTGGCAGCTAAAGAAGGCCATAGAAGAAGCTATTAGCGAAGGAAAACTGGCACACCTGGTTAAAAGTGTGAGGCAGCAAAACCCCAAGAAAGAGGATGAAcaaggagaaaagaaaaaaggccCAGAAAAGactatctatactattttaaagaaaaacctGTGGAAAAGCGCCCACTCCTAA
- the LOC122592805 gene encoding transcription factor MYB106-like codes for MGKSVTSVEKKMKKQNNSNLTGLGVGVKKGPWTPEEDRKLLSYIQQFGHGSWRSLPAKAGLKRCGKSCRLRWTNYLRPDIKRGKFSLEEERTIIQLHALLGNRWSTIAAHLPRRTDNEIKNHWNSHIKKRMTKMGIDPMTHKPKSGTQLLGANLSHMAQWEAARLEAEARLVQKPPKNNNQNQQLPYLVSHSSSSIINELQKPPHPQCLDVLKVWQGNLWSNYSINNESLQSLISTASNASSISVPPPPVMSPLNHIESNNNNNNNNNNNNNNNNNNGSCDNQGPTMNINDIIMETKMGPLEDIKYSNDQKFTNGDPLKSPDFWEEFVDLLDGGWNSLTSNFAIISSPPASPVVF; via the exons ATGGGAAAATCAGTTACTAGTGTcgaaaagaagatgaagaaacaaaACAATAGTAATTTGACCGGATTAGGCGTTGGGGTGAAGAAAGGGCCATGGACACCTGAGGAAGACCGGAAGCTACTCTCCTACATTCAACAATTTGGCCATGGAAGTTGGCGCTCTTTGCCCGCTAAAGCTG gacTAAAAAGATGTGGAAAGAGTTGCCGATTGAGATGGACAAATTACTTGAGGCCAGATATCAAGAGAGGAAAGTTTAGTTTGGAAGAAGAAAGGACCATTATTCAACTTCATGCTCTTCTTGGTAACcg atgGTCAACAATTGCTGCTCACTTGCCAAGAAGGACAGATAACGAGATCAAGAACCACTGGAACTCACACATCAAGAAAAGGATGACCAAAATGGGTATTGATCCAATGACCCACAAGCCAAAGAGTGGCACCCAACTCCTGGGTGCCAACCTAAGCCACATGGCTCAATGGGAGGCTGCTCGACTCGAGGCAGAAGCTAGACTTGTTCAAAAACCGCCAAAGAACAACAACCAAAACCAACAACTACCCTATCTTGTTtcacattcttcttcttctattaTCAATGAGCTCCAAAAACCACCTCATCCACAATGCCTTGATGTGCTTAAAGTATGGCAAGGAAACTTATGGTCAAATTACTCTATCAACAATGAGAGTCTTCAATCACTCATCTCCACGGCCTCGAATGCTTCATCAATTTCGgtaccaccaccacccgtcatgTCACCATTGAATCATATcgaaagtaataataataataataataataataataataataataataataataataataatggttcaTGCGATAATCAAGGTCCTACAATGAATATTAATGATATAATAATGGAAACAAAAATGGGGCCCTTGGAGGATATCAAGTACTCTAATGATCAAAAGTTCACCAATGGGGATCCTTTGAAATCCCCAGATTTCTGGGAAGAATTTGTCGATCTGTTGGATGGTGGTTGGAATAGTCTAACCAGTAATTTCGCTATCATTTCTTCACCACCAGCTTCCCCTGTAGtcttctaa
- the LOC122584950 gene encoding mitochondrial uncoupling protein 3: MDTEPRSKSKTINKIALASVSAMVAETTTFPIDITKTRLQLHTTTTHPVSAFRVVTGIVRNEGVTGLYKGLSPAVIRHIFYTPIRTVGYEHLRHFFVTDTSNSLSLPSKALIGGLSGVIAQVVASPADLVKVRMQADGRMVSQGLQPRYTGPLDALLKILQSEGFKGLWRGVVPNVQRAFLVNMGELACYDHAKHFVISNQIANDNIYAHTLASMMSGLSATTISCPADVVKTRMMNQRVNEEGKSKYKNSYDCLVKTVRIEGLRALWKGFFPTWARLGPWQFVFWVTYEKFRLIAGLPPF; this comes from the exons ATGGATACAGAACCAAGATCCAAATCCAAAACCATAAACAAGATCGCATTAGCATCAGTATCCGCAATGGTGGCAGAAACCACCACTTTCCCAATCGATATAACCAAAACCAGACTGCAATTACACACTACTACAACCCACCCTGTCTCTGCATTCCGGGTCGTGACCGGTATCGTTCGCAACGAAGGCGTGACAGGACTGTACAAGGGTTTATCACCTGCTGTTATTAGACACATTTTTTACACCCCTATTCGAACTGTTGGTTATGAACATTTACGTCATTTCTTTGTTACTGACACTAGTAATTCTCTTTCTTTACCAAGTAAAGCTCTCATTGGCGGGCTTTCCGGCGTTATAGCTCAG GTAGTTGCCAGCCCTGCTGATCTGGTTAAAGTCAGGATGCAAGCAGACGGTCGTATGGTCAGCCAAGGGCTCCAGCCAAGGTACACAGGCCCACTAGATGCTCTACTTAAGATCCTTCAATCCGAAGGCTTTAAAGGACTTTGGAGAGGAGTCGTTCCAAATGTTCAAAGAGCATTTCTAGTGAACATGGGAGAATTAGCTTGTTATGATCATGCAAAACATTTTGTTATAAGCAACCAAATTGCTAATGATAACATATATGCACACACTTTGGCCTCTATGATGTCCGGCCTTTCAGCTACCACTATAAGCTGCCCTGCAGACGTGGTCAAGACAAGAATGATGAATCAGCGGGTCAATGAAGAAGGTAAGAGTAAGTATAAGAATTCTTATGACTGTCTTGTGAAAACTGTTAGAATTGAAGGATTGAGAGCATTATGGAAAGGTTTCTTTCCTACCTGGGCTAGGCTTGGCCCATGGCAATTTGTGTTTTGGGTAACTTATGAAAAGTTTCGGCTAATTGCAGGTCTTCCtcctttttga